A stretch of the Thermodesulfobacteriota bacterium genome encodes the following:
- a CDS encoding type II toxin-antitoxin system HicB family antitoxin translates to MELTLECEREEDGRWLAEVAQLPGVLAYGASPTEAMAKAEVLALRVLAERIEYGEVRPSAISISVPAAA, encoded by the coding sequence ATGGAATTGACCCTCGAATGCGAGCGTGAAGAGGATGGGCGCTGGCTGGCCGAAGTGGCGCAGCTTCCAGGTGTGTTGGCCTACGGCGCTTCGCCTACGGAGGCCATGGCCAAGGCCGAAGTGTTGGCGCTTCGGGTACTGGCAGAGCGGATCGAGTACGGTGAGGTCCGCCCGTCGGCGATCAGCATTTCGGTTCCAGCTGCGGCGTGA